A stretch of DNA from Glycine max cultivar Williams 82 chromosome 18, Glycine_max_v4.0, whole genome shotgun sequence:
ATATCTAATTGTAAGAAAAATCATTGGTTAAAATAAATAGGATCACCATAAATGTTAATTGATGCACAAAGgcaagatcaatcaaaatagaACTGACTTGCTATGAACTTATTGCCCAACCAAGTTGAGAAACTATTGGAAACATTGTAATAACTGGGATGCTAAATTGGATGGATATTAAGTTTCATAGCCAAAAGCAGAAATTCCAACCCCAAAATGTTAATTATCACCAATAGAACCAATTAAATTCGAAGAGAGAACCAGAGCACTTCTCACCCTCATCATATGTACAGTCTCCCGAGGTCTCAGCATTGAGTTTCCTTGTCCAGCACCAACTCCAGCATGCATATTTACAGGGCTTGGAATCCCCACCATACTAGAAGAAGGCATGCCTCCAGAACTAAGCATAGATGATGATGGCACTCTCTGAAACCCTGGTCTAATGCTTCTGTTAATCCCACCCCAACATGCCCATACCATTTCCACCAGGCAACATTCGCACACCACCAAGATCACTTCCTGAAAGAGATCCAGGAACAGACATGGTAGATTGCGGCATGTTTCTGCTAGATATCATCTGATTATATTGTTGTATTCTCTTCTGTTCGTCAACTGATAAAGGTGGAGTTCGTGAAACTCCATATCTACTATCCCTGAAAACACATGCAGTCCCTAGCATTGAATAACTAAttatgtgtatttaataattgcATAGCAAGAATCTCCAGTTATAAAATGTGCTAACCTGGCAGGGGCTGCCAATGGACCAGATGATGTTAAGTTATTGCTAAGACCAATACCAGAAGATGATGGAAGTGATGAATTTAGCCCAGCTGAAGGATGCACAGATGAAACAGAACTATGATTTGACATTGGTAAACCACCAGCAAGAGAGCCTTGATACCCAAGAGACAGGACATCTGGGCTTGTTTAATTTGTATCACAAAGATCAAGTGGCCTTCACCAGAACTCAAAAATGGTTAAGATACTTGTGATTGTGCCAAACAAAACAATAATGTACAACCAGAATGTGAAAAATTCAAGGTAACCCTAGTTGTGGCATAGACAATAATACAATAGTATTCATAACTTTAAAACTTCAATGctaaccaccaccaccacccaacaaaaaaatcaaatcaaatcaaatagaaCTTATGTCAAAACATTTCCATTCAAGTTGTTCGGGCAGATTTGGGAAAGAGCAATCCCGTGTGAATTATGGACAGGTACTAATGGTTGGTTATCATTCTGCATTTAaacaaaagaatttcaaatcaGCTGTTAttaaaaggttttaaaattCTTACAGCTACCACCCTGCTCATAGATACACATCAATAATATtcttcaaaaataattaaaccaacCAGCAGTGTATGTCCCATATCGGTAAGATATTACCATACAAAATCAGCAGGAAAAGTGCCAACAGGATATAAAAAAGTTATGCTGTTTGCTGCATAATCACATTAAAAtcagaatttaaaaaatgacaaaaattatgattaaatgtcCGACTTCTTCAGAGGTAACTGCACTCTAGAAATCAACCAGGAAATAAACCAATAGATACAGAAAAGTCCAATTCTAAAAAGGTTACCATTAGGACCGTAGGAAGGGGGAGTTAATTAAGGATAATTAGAATATTAGTTTTAGAGTTAGTTAGTGacaaaaaaataggaagactTAAGGTAAGGAAATTCATTCAGATCTGCCGGTTACCATTCGTAAATTGAACATTAGTTTGCTGTGAAAGGAAAAATCCTTCGTGAGGGGGAAACCTTTAGAGGACTTTGTTTTCACAACTACAAAAAGAAGGATAAGGCCATTTGGATGACAGAGCCTTAGGAGATCACAAAGGAGGAGTATTATGCTTTCTACAAGATTGACTCCAATGACTGGAAGAGCATTTGCCTGTGAAGCACTT
This window harbors:
- the LOC106797976 gene encoding chromatin modification-related protein EAF1 B, giving the protein MSNHSSVSSVHPSAGLNSSLPSSSGIGLSNNLTSSGPLAAPARDSRYGVSRTPPLSVDEQKRIQQYNQMISSRNMPQSTMSVPGSLSGSDLGGVRMLPGGNGMGMLGWD